One Acidobacteriota bacterium genomic window carries:
- a CDS encoding cysteine desulfurase: MNVNEIRKDFPILSVLIRGKPLIYLDNAATTQKPVSVIEAISEYYKAQNSNVHRGIYLLSEEATKNYEDARFRIAKFINAPSFKNIIFVRNTTEAINLVAYAWARKFIGEGDEILLTEMEHHSNLIPWQFISREKKAKLKFIPVLEDGTLDSESIEKLLTEKTKIVALTHMSNVLGTINPVKEITKLAHKNNSLVLIDGAQSAPHFKVDVQDIDCDFFAFSGHKMLGPMGIGILFAKEKILEEMDPFMGGGEMISQVWYDRATFNELPWKFEAGTPNVSGAIGLKKAVDYLEKLGMDNVRNIERELTFYALEKMKELDDIILYGPMKEEIRGGVISFNFRTIHSHDVGTVLDYEGIAIRAGHHCAQPLMRKLNVPATVRASFYIYNEKEEIDILMNALKKVREIFSHGIR, from the coding sequence ATGAATGTGAATGAAATCAGAAAAGATTTCCCAATTTTAAGCGTTCTAATAAGAGGAAAGCCTTTAATTTATTTAGATAATGCAGCAACAACTCAAAAGCCTGTTTCTGTTATTGAAGCCATCTCCGAATACTACAAAGCTCAAAATTCAAATGTTCATAGGGGAATTTATCTACTTTCTGAAGAGGCAACTAAGAATTATGAAGATGCGAGGTTTCGAATTGCAAAGTTTATCAACGCTCCTTCTTTTAAAAATATTATATTTGTGAGAAATACAACTGAAGCTATAAATTTAGTTGCATACGCATGGGCAAGAAAATTTATAGGCGAAGGTGATGAGATTCTTCTCACTGAAATGGAACATCACAGCAATTTGATACCATGGCAGTTTATTTCAAGAGAGAAGAAAGCAAAACTTAAATTTATTCCAGTTCTTGAGGACGGAACTCTTGATTCTGAAAGCATCGAGAAACTACTGACAGAAAAGACAAAAATTGTAGCATTGACTCATATGTCAAACGTATTGGGGACGATTAATCCTGTTAAAGAAATAACTAAATTAGCCCATAAAAATAATTCTCTTGTTCTCATAGATGGCGCTCAATCAGCGCCCCACTTCAAAGTCGATGTTCAGGATATTGATTGTGATTTCTTTGCATTTTCCGGACATAAGATGCTGGGACCAATGGGAATCGGAATTTTATTCGCAAAAGAAAAGATTCTTGAAGAGATGGACCCATTCATGGGAGGAGGCGAGATGATAAGTCAGGTCTGGTATGATAGAGCTACCTTTAATGAATTACCTTGGAAATTTGAAGCAGGAACTCCAAACGTAAGCGGAGCAATTGGTTTAAAGAAAGCAGTGGATTATCTTGAAAAATTAGGAATGGATAATGTTAGAAATATCGAAAGAGAACTTACTTTTTATGCTCTCGAAAAAATGAAAGAACTTGACGATATTATTCTTTATGGGCCGATGAAAGAGGAAATAAGGGGAGGGGTGATATCTTTTAATTTCAGAACTATTCATTCCCATGATGTAGGAACAGTTCTTGATTATGAAGGGATTGCAATCAGAGCAGGGCATCATTGTGCACAGCCATTAATGAGAAAATTGAATGTTCCTGCAACTGTTAGAGCAAGTTTTTACATATACAATGAAAAAGAAGAAATTGATATACTTATGAATGCCTTAAAAAAAGTAAGAGAGATATTCAGTCATGGAATTAGATGA